Proteins co-encoded in one Anabas testudineus chromosome 8, fAnaTes1.2, whole genome shotgun sequence genomic window:
- the rsad1 gene encoding radical S-adenosyl methionine domain-containing protein 1, mitochondrial isoform X1, with protein sequence MIRRTSLPVRRVLFPSLRRFSGGEIAEDNECADSADLTQQASLYVHWPYCLRRCSYCNFNKYIPRENNNHIMTECLQRETETLLRLSQVSSITSVFFGGGTPSLAHPSTIAVILETVSRRVNLSDKVEVTLEVNPTALGMSTLEDFCQAGVNRFSIGVQSLQDDDLMFLGRDHNSHQALETIAEAQRLCPGRVSVDVMFGRPRQTVESWETELTELLRVCDDHVSLYQLTMERGTQLFKKVQQGEVSMPTDDVTAEMYQCARGTLRQHGFLQYEVSNFARHNAVSHHNLSYWRGRQYIGVGPGAHGRFVPLGEGGVLREARTQTLEPDVWIREVQQRGHGTRRRIPLRHLELSCAQSVLTLSLSSPLVTVKLWHEWCLFGRLEEVLVMGMRMTEGINHKHWELFSPQLCLHEIFGASIDVQELLRRGQLILDDRGLRCSWSGLALLDSILPALLVELEAQIVQRSQHSADKQTETTIIPR encoded by the exons ATGATCCGACGCACATCTCTCCCAGTCAGACGCGTCCTCTTTCCCAGTCTGCGCCGCTTCTCTGGGGGAGAAATAGCTGAAGATAATGAATGTGCAGACTCTGCAGACCTCACACAGCAGGCGTCCCTCTATGTGCAT TGGCCCTACTGTCTGAGGAGGTGTTCCTACTGCAACTTTAACAAGTACATACCCAGAGAGAACAATAACCACATCATGACCGAGTGCCTTCAGCGGGAGACTGAGACGTTGCTACGCCTCAGTCAGGTATCCAG CATCACTTCAGTATTTTTTGGTGGTGGGACTCCCAGTCTGGCTCACCCCTCAACAATTGCTGTGATCCTCGAAACAGTTTCCAGGCGGGTGAATCTATCAGATAAGGTCGAGGTTACACTTGAGGTCAACCCCACTGCATTAGGAATGTCAACGTTAGAGGACTTTTGCCAAGCTGGAGTGAACCGTTTCTCCATTGGGGTCCAg TCTTTGCAGGATGACGACTTGATGTTTCTGGGAAGAGACCACAATTCTCATCAGGCTTTAGAAACTATTGCAGAGGCTCAGAGGCTGTGTCCTGGGAGGGTGTCAGTGGATGTCATGTTCGGACGTCCCAGACAGACGGTTGAATCGTGGGAGACTGAGTTGACTGAGTTGTTGAGGGTCTGTGATGACCACGTGTCTTTGTACCAGCTGACAATGGAGCGAGGGACCCAGCTGTTTAAAAAAGTGCAGCAAGGGGAAGTGAGTATGCCCACTGATGACGTGACAGCAGAGATGTACCAGTGTGCCAGGGGGACTCTGCGCCAGCATGGCTTTCTGCAGTATGAGGTGTCAAACTTTGCAAGACAT AATGCAGTGAGTCATCACAACCTGAGCTACTGGAGAGGAAGACAGTACATCGGTGTTGGCCCGG GAGCGCACGGGCGGTTTGTCCCTCTCGGGGAGGGAGGTGTCCTTCGCGAGGCCCGAACCCAGACTTTGGAGCCTGATGTGTGGATTCGTGAGGTCCAACAGAGGGGACATGGGACACGGAGGAGGATTCCCCTCCGCCATCTTGAACT CTCGTGTGCACAGTCTGTTCTGACCTTGTCGTTATCAAGTCCTCTAGTCACCGTGAAGTTGTGGCATGAATGGTGTTTGTTTGGCAGATTGGAGGAGGTGTTGGTGATGGGGATGAGAATGACTGAGGGCATCAATCACAAG CACTGGGAGTTGTTTAGTCCTCAGCTGTGCCTCCATGAAATCTTCGGTGCATCTATTGATGTCCAAGAGTTGCTACGGAGAGGACAGCTAATTCTTGATGACAG aGGTCTGCGCTGCTCCTGGAGTGGACTGGCCTTACTGGACAGCATACTGCCCGCTCTGCTGGTAGAGCTGGAAGCACAAATCGTTCAGAGATCCCAACACAGCGCTGACAAACAGACGGAGACAACCATCATCCCACGATGA
- the rsad1 gene encoding radical S-adenosyl methionine domain-containing protein 1, mitochondrial isoform X2 has translation MIRRTSLPVRRVLFPSLRRFSGGEIAEDNECADSADLTQQASLYVHWPYCLRRCSYCNFNKYIPRENNNHIMTECLQRETETLLRLSQVSSITSVFFGGGTPSLAHPSTIAVILETVSRRVNLSDKVEVTLEVNPTALGMSTLEDFCQAGVNRFSIGVQSLQDDDLMFLGRDHNSHQALETIAEAQRLCPGRVSVDVMFGRPRQTVESWETELTELLRVCDDHVSLYQLTMERGTQLFKKVQQGEVSMPTDDVTAEMYQCARGTLRQHGFLQYEVSNFARHNAVSHHNLSYWRGRQYIGVGPGAHGRFVPLGEGGVLREARTQTLEPDVWIREVQQRGHGTRRRIPLRHLELLEEVLVMGMRMTEGINHKHWELFSPQLCLHEIFGASIDVQELLRRGQLILDDRGLRCSWSGLALLDSILPALLVELEAQIVQRSQHSADKQTETTIIPR, from the exons ATGATCCGACGCACATCTCTCCCAGTCAGACGCGTCCTCTTTCCCAGTCTGCGCCGCTTCTCTGGGGGAGAAATAGCTGAAGATAATGAATGTGCAGACTCTGCAGACCTCACACAGCAGGCGTCCCTCTATGTGCAT TGGCCCTACTGTCTGAGGAGGTGTTCCTACTGCAACTTTAACAAGTACATACCCAGAGAGAACAATAACCACATCATGACCGAGTGCCTTCAGCGGGAGACTGAGACGTTGCTACGCCTCAGTCAGGTATCCAG CATCACTTCAGTATTTTTTGGTGGTGGGACTCCCAGTCTGGCTCACCCCTCAACAATTGCTGTGATCCTCGAAACAGTTTCCAGGCGGGTGAATCTATCAGATAAGGTCGAGGTTACACTTGAGGTCAACCCCACTGCATTAGGAATGTCAACGTTAGAGGACTTTTGCCAAGCTGGAGTGAACCGTTTCTCCATTGGGGTCCAg TCTTTGCAGGATGACGACTTGATGTTTCTGGGAAGAGACCACAATTCTCATCAGGCTTTAGAAACTATTGCAGAGGCTCAGAGGCTGTGTCCTGGGAGGGTGTCAGTGGATGTCATGTTCGGACGTCCCAGACAGACGGTTGAATCGTGGGAGACTGAGTTGACTGAGTTGTTGAGGGTCTGTGATGACCACGTGTCTTTGTACCAGCTGACAATGGAGCGAGGGACCCAGCTGTTTAAAAAAGTGCAGCAAGGGGAAGTGAGTATGCCCACTGATGACGTGACAGCAGAGATGTACCAGTGTGCCAGGGGGACTCTGCGCCAGCATGGCTTTCTGCAGTATGAGGTGTCAAACTTTGCAAGACAT AATGCAGTGAGTCATCACAACCTGAGCTACTGGAGAGGAAGACAGTACATCGGTGTTGGCCCGG GAGCGCACGGGCGGTTTGTCCCTCTCGGGGAGGGAGGTGTCCTTCGCGAGGCCCGAACCCAGACTTTGGAGCCTGATGTGTGGATTCGTGAGGTCCAACAGAGGGGACATGGGACACGGAGGAGGATTCCCCTCCGCCATCTTGAACT ATTGGAGGAGGTGTTGGTGATGGGGATGAGAATGACTGAGGGCATCAATCACAAG CACTGGGAGTTGTTTAGTCCTCAGCTGTGCCTCCATGAAATCTTCGGTGCATCTATTGATGTCCAAGAGTTGCTACGGAGAGGACAGCTAATTCTTGATGACAG aGGTCTGCGCTGCTCCTGGAGTGGACTGGCCTTACTGGACAGCATACTGCCCGCTCTGCTGGTAGAGCTGGAAGCACAAATCGTTCAGAGATCCCAACACAGCGCTGACAAACAGACGGAGACAACCATCATCCCACGATGA
- the rasd2 gene encoding GTP-binding protein Rhes, producing MNTTEKLYLPVDGIFEMFNSVAGHRQSRVTHPVLHSNTVLQHPSVSSLSKTGLGIIKTVKGRWRQQDKRVVASRSASSGKRHVSNDRLPKRSVDLLEMGLTKPRNCHRIVVLGAPKVGKTNILRRFLGRDFQEQYEPTIEDFHRKLFHIGGEAYQIDLLDAASERDFPAKRRLSILTGDIFLLVFSLDDRDSFSEVCGLLNEIRTAKAKLVKLKNPAGLSVVTCGNKADLGAQRVVRRSEVTEILGEGVPYFETSAKDGAGLEDMFRAVASLGGLPDETTPSRHQIVSLLTYQSLCIDQRGRRGSRTHGAPCAAVDPLARRPSFTSDLRLVLGSSTKRNKPEKCQIQ from the exons ATGAACACAACTGAGAAGCTCTACCTTCCCGTTGATGGCATCTTCGAGATGTTCAACTCTGTCGCCGGGCATCGCCAATCGCGCGTTACGCACCCCGTCCTGCATAGCAACACAGTGCTCCAGCATCCCAGTGTCTCAAGCTTATCGAAGACAGGTTTGGGCATCATCAAAACTGTTAAAGGCCGCTGGAGACAACAGGATAAAAGAGTGGTTGCAAGTAGATCAGCGAGTTCTGGCAAACGGCACGTATCGAATGATCGACTTCCAAAAAGGTCCGTGGATCTGCTCGAGATGGGTCTGACCAAGCCCAGGAACTGTCACCGAATAGTTGTGCTTGGCGCACCCAAAGTAGGGAAAACCAACATCCTCCGGCGGTTCTTGGGCAGAGACTTTCAAGAGCAATACGAGCCCACGATCGAGGACTTCCACAGAAAGTTGTTCCATATTGGAGGCGAGGCGTATCAGATTGATCTTCTGGACGCCGCGAGTGAGCGGGACTTCCCAGCAAAACGGAGGTTATCCATCCTGACAG gTGACATCTTTCTGCTTGTCTTCAGTTTAGACGACAGAGACTCTTTCAGTGAGGTCTGTGGACTGTTGAATGAGATCAGAACTGCTAAGGCAAAGTTAGTCAAATTAAAAAATCCCGCCGGACTGTCAGTCGTGACGTGCGGGAACAAAGCGGACTTGGGCGCGCAGAGAGTCGTCAGACGGTCCGAGGTGACAGAAATCCTGGGCGAGGGTGTCCCGTACTTCGAAACCTCGGCTAAAGACGGTGCCGGACTGGAAGACATGTTCAGAGCTGTGGCATCTCTGGGCGGACTGCCCGACGAAACCACTCCGTCGCGGCATCAGATCGTGTCGCTCCTCACCTACCAGTCGTTGTGCATCGACCAGCGCGGCAGGAGAGGCAGCAGGACGCACGGCGCGCCCTGTGCCGCCGTGGACCCCTTGGCGCGTCGCCCGAGCTTCACCAGCGACCTGCGGCTGGTGCTTGGATCAAGCACCAAACGCAACAAACCCGAGAAGTGTCAGATTCAATGA